GTGACCAGTGAGGAGGACATTGAGAGGCAGCAGGAAAATGAGATCTTGGTCCACAAGCTGAGAGTGGTGGATGTTTTGGAAATGAGGCTGAGGGAAGTTAGGGATTTAGAGGAAAGGTTACAAGTAATGGATGAGACTGCAGAGCTACTTCAGGAAGTAATAGAAGAAGAATTGGGAAAAGAAGAGGTAGATAAGTTGAGACAGGAAAAGGACGATTTGGAGGAAGGAAGAATACAATTTGAAGGTGTAACAGAAACAGTCTTGAAAAACTCTGTGAGGACAATAGGCATAGAAGAGCATGAAATAGATGAATTGGAAGAGCAAATAAAACAGGTGTTTTTAAAAGACTTGGTACCTGAAGAGGAAGACGCCAAGGGTAAGCAGCAGAGTGAAAAGGAGGCGACAGATGAGAGTCCATCAGATGATGGCTTGAGAGAGAAGCTATGCGAGATAGAAGGGGAATGGAAAGATGAGGTGGAGGAAAAGTTAAAGTCCAGATCTCCAGATGTCTCCAGTACCACTTCTGTAGAAACATACCAGAAGGTGGAGCGTAGGATTAAGAAGAGAGTGACTATTGTAGAAGAGAGAGGGCAGAAGGGGGACGCAATAGAAAAGGTGCAGGTACAGCGTGATGAAATGTCAGAGGAGAGTCTAGATAAAGATGGGACATTGTGTAAGACCGAAATACTGGAGGAGATAACTCAGAGAGAAGTCACAGAGAGGCTTCGTGCTGAGGATCAATCTCAGGTGGCAGATAACATCTGGTTCATACTTTTTGACCGCCCTCCATGTAGAGCTGTTTTTAAACCAGCAGGTACAGTATGGCATTGTGCAAACAGACATCTACTAATCTTTCTAATATCACTATCATTTCCTTCTCTGATACATGTGTACTGTAGTTTACATTAACAATGGAATAGTTGGAGGTAGAGAAACCCTCTTCAGATTCAATAGAAAGGACAAAGTTAACAGGATTATTAATTGCTTCTCCCTTTCGCTCTTATGATaggatttaacatttagaaagTACTGTCTTAGTCTCTGTAGTGGGCATAGTTCTGGGTTATTTCAGGTGGACGAAGTGTAGAAAAATTAATGACAGTATAGTAGACAGTACCAGTGGTTGTTGTATAGTAGATGTCCTTATTTTGCAAAAGGGGTAAAGATATGGATATGACAGGAAAACAACCACGGCCTAATAAGTCATATAAATGATTATCATCCATAGAGTCAAATCAGCttaaacaagacacacagaacatttatttcaaacCTCCCTCCTAGCCAGTGAGTCAACATGCCACTAATACATAAGCATTAACATACTATATTAACCAActtgtgtattgtttttccAAAATTGTACTTTTCATTTGCTTAAATTACGTGTTTTTGATGCTTCACTGGATTTGCGGTCTAACTAATATCTTTACTTTGGAAATAGTTTTGTTACAAATGAGAATAACCCGCCACACCCTGTCCATCTTCTTTTACTGTGAGCTTTCTGGCATTGCATGTTTGCGCCCACGTTCAAAgattctgtgtgtttgctttcatAATTAGTTACCACCGTGGAACGTGCTCAAGTGGGTGAAGGCGAGCATTTCACCTCAGAGACTGAGATTACTACAGTtgaggaaaaaacacagattataGTAGAAGCGGGACAAAAACGAGAAGAGGAAGTATGTTTTGTACCAGAGATCCCACCACCACAGACCCTCACAGAAAGAGATGATGACTGGTTTGTGTTGCTGGATGCTGTCCCCAGAGAAACCTCTTATGTACCACCAGgtactgcaaaaaaaacctgTGCTGCTTTTCAAGTCTTTGGctcttttgtgctttttgtgctTGTTTGATACTATACAGGAAGTGTGTACATCTGACTTTCTCGACTTTTACTCATACTAGTTACCTTGAAGGGAAGAGACCAAATGGGTGCAGAAaggtttgtctctgtctctgatgAGATTAGAGAAGCAGTGTCTGAAGAAAGAAAGCTAATAGAAGAGGCGCCAAGACATCTACAAGTAATCCCACAACAGCCAGTGACCAACAGAGACGATGACTGGTTTGTGTTGCTGGATGTTGTTCCCAGAAAAATGCCATATGTTCCCCCAGGTATTGCTAAAACGTTGGTTTTTTTCGTGCTTTATTTTGTGCGTGCTTGCTAATATACAGGACGTGTGTAATACTGCTTGTGTTAAAAGACTTTCTCCTAACTTTACTCATATCAGTTACCTTGACAAGAAGAGACCAGATGGGTCCAGAAAGTTTTGACTCAGTAACTCAAACTACTGCCGAGGAGGAGATTAGAAAAGTAGTAGCTGTAGAAGAGTCACCAAGACCTCTACAAGAAATCCCACAACAGCCATTGGCCGACCGAGATGATGACTGGTTTGTTTTGCTGGATGTGGTTCCCAGAGAAATATCATATGTACCGCCAGGTATTGACACAGTACTGCTTTACAGCTTTATATACACAAGCAATAGTTATGAGCTCTGCAGACACACTCATCTGTAAATCCCCTGTGTTGTCCATGTTGTCTGAGGAGTTTGCATCTCTTTTGTCTTAGTTGCTGTTGCAGAGCATGTTAAAGTGTCCCCAGAAGATCATGTCTCTCTGGTTGAAATAACAGCCATtgtgcagagagaaaaaagggtgGAGATTATTGCAGAAGACACAGACATTAAAGTGCTGGGTGAAAAGCAAGTAGCGCTGCCACAAGCTGTGAGAGAGATAGAAGATGATTGGTTTGTGCTGCTGGATGTTCCCACCAGAGAACCATCATGTGTGCCACCAGGTATTGTGGACTTTTTTTCCAGGCCCACCATAAAGACTTACTAGCGTATTATAAGTGTCTTACAAAActcttttcattctttctgtCATTAGTTACAATGGTCGAGTATGTTCAGATTTATCCTGAAGAAAGCGTTTCCACTGAGGCTGAAGCGATAACAGTAGAGTCGAGGAAGGAGGCTGTAGTTAAAGAGATTGGGATACAaaaagaggacagaggacagcagAAAGTATCCCAGCCAGAAAGAGATGATGACTGGTTTCTTCTGCTGGATGTTGTTCCCAGAGAAACGTCCTATGTACCTCCAGGTACCCACAGCcttcaaatgtctttattttcttttgcacacaTATCACACCAAAGAAGACCATCTCACAAATGTGTCACACAAACTACAGTATTCAAAGATGATATCTGTTGTTAAATTTGAGGTCATTCTTTATTTTTGGGCTGAAGTTTGAGTACAAATTCTGTTTGCTTTCAGTTTTTCTGGCGGTACCGAGCCAGATTTATCCAAGTGTTCAACCTCAACGAATTGAAGTGATAAGCATAGAGCAAAAGCTCCAACATGTTGATCTTAAACCGATTAGACTGCAGCCTTCTCAACCACTGTCGGAGAGAGATGACGACTGGTTTGTGCTGTTTGATGCTATTTGTGAAGAGGTAGTCCTACTTCCACCAGGTATATGCAATGTAATAAATGTTTGCACCCCACTCTTTGCCAGTGTTTGCAACTTCTAACTTGCTTTGTTTGGTGGATACACAAGTGTCACTCAGCTTCTTTGACTCTGTCTATTTGTCCCAGTTACTCCTGTTGAGATTATTCCGGATATGAGCAAGATGTTTAAGGGTGAGGTGACTACCACAGAGACTAGAACATGGAAGAAGATGATAATTGGTGTGAACAGCCTGCAAGATGTGACAAATCTGTCTGAAATTAGAACTGGCAAAATTGCAATGCCgtcagagagagaaggaggagatgaTTGGTTTGCCCTGTTTGACATCATCCGCGAAAAGCCTGGCTTCATACCGCAAGGTACCTTTCAGCGTCTGCATATACTATGCTAAAACATTCAGTTGAGTCGACTGCACTATTACCTGATGCTTTCAACCTTAAAAGGCTCtagcaaaaataacaaataaatgcatCAGATTCTTTTACTCgtatttctttgtgttagttGCTGCGGTTGAGCGTATTGTGGATGTGGGGGCAGCCACTGAACCCAAACCCATATTTATCCTGGAAGACGTGAGGTCCCCGGTGAAGTTGGTGGAGATGAAACCGTCACATCCAAGACAGATAGATGACGACTGGTTTGTGCATCTAAATGTTGCAGCAAAAGTACCAGGTATTCTGCTATTTTACGTGGCTGCTGTGAGACAGAACAACACAGGGTCTGTGTGTGCCTTGCAGTTTTATTACAAATCTCATCTTGTGGAATTGTCTTCTGACTGAGAAGGCTTTTGTGTATTCTACATTAGCGGCAGTGAAGGAAAGTATCCGTACGCATCCTGAAGTAAGAACAGCTAAAGAGTTTGCAGCCATAGAGCAGAGAGCCCAGCAGAGCATTGCTATAGTGGAGGATATGTGGCAGCAGGAGAAGACCGTACAGCAGAAACCACGTCCAGCAGTGAGAGAGGTGGAAGATAATTGGTTTATTCTTCTGGATGTGGCCACTAAGAAATCAGgtataataaaagtaaattagTCCAGCGatacatacaaatatttcaatttgatttctttttgaatgtgAACAGTTATTCTAATATGTGCACATTTTGTATCTGAAGACCAATCAGTCATTTCATTTGTCTATTTCACTGTAACTACTTTATTGTATCTACTTTATTTCCACAACAATACTCTGTTTGCTTTAGTCGCTGTCCCTGAGCGCATCCGCTTCCCAGCAGAGGTGAAATTTCCAACTGCTGTGGCAAAAACAAGGTTTTCCGAGAGGAGACCACAGTTTGAGAAAAGGATCCTGGAGGAAAGACGTCCACTCACACAAACCTACGTCAACGATGATTGGTTTGTTCTGCTAGATGTTGGCACCAAAGAGTCAGGTATTTTTGTACCTGTTTGGGTTTGTTGTTTTGCAGGAGAACCGCGCACACGCCGTCTTGCTGTTGCTCCATGAAACACTTAGCAGCTTTTGCAGCGTGTTTACAGGATTCACTGACTTCTTTTCACGAGAGAATGTGTTTACAGATGGCAATGCACATTCACTATCATTCAAGGACCACTAACCATGCTTTGGTCGCAGATTGAAGAAATCATGCTTTCTAAATCTCGCATTTCACCAGTTCAACCACCCTGAGGTTTACGACTCCTTGCAGCCTAACGTCATCTGCTTTTGCATCTATCATCGGATCGCAACGAGAACTGATCAATGCTTTTGCTCTCATCCCACTTTGTGGATATTCGCTTCTGGCCCACCTCAGGCTTTGGCGTGTGcttgtccttttaaaaaaaaaacattgaaacaaagcATATGAGGTACTGTAtacctgcagtgtgtgtgcgcttATACAGTATGATCACATTGAGGCTTGAGACTCTAAGTATGATGTGGCCGCTTTCATAgatgcgcttgtgtgtgtgtgtgtgtgtgtgtgtgtgtgtgtgtgtgtttagatgtTAGTAGCTGTTCCACTTTGCATGTGAGATGTGCACACAAATCATATCttttcagtttaaaacataGTTCTAAAAcagatttccttttatttacattcacatttgtCTTTATTCGGTCTAGTGGTGATAACACAGAGGGGCACCCGTCCTGTCAGCGCTCCAGTCTTCTCCCAGGCTGCTCTGGCTGAGGCAGGGATCCCCATGAACCTCCTCGATCAGCCCCAGACCTCAACTCCAATCAGGACCAGCCGGCAGGAGGAAAGAAAGCTGGAGGTTACTGTAGAAGCTGTGGAGCCCTCAAAAATCGAGACTGTGGTTGAGGTCAAGGTATTTAGAATTCCTCCCTTATCGCTGTTTAACAATCAAtctaaatgtttatttacaggAAATACGTGGCATCATATATGTGTTGAAACCATACATGCTGTACAGGATAGCTGTTGCCCGTGAAAAATCATCAAACTATTTATAATGTGTCCCCACACTGATTATCTGGGTATTGTGATTGTGGATAATAGACAGATAGTAGATTATGATAACTATAAAATGTAAAGAACTATTTTTGATGTTATTGCTTCATAGTTTTTGATAATAAAAGATGCTCAAATAGCAAGCAGAGATTGTTCTCGGTGTCTGAGTGTGAACTGTGTCTCTCTTGCTGCTGTAGCCAGCAGCGTGGAGGGACCAGAGAGAAGTAGACTCCTCCCTGATAACCACCATCAATGGGGACATTCAGGTTAGTGTCAGACACAGGCCTCTTGCATGTGGCCCCTCAGAAGACTTGTTTCCACTATGGCTGCGATGTGAGTGTTAAAGCCAACAAGCAGAGGATGCTAACACgtgtccctctctcctccccggGGTAGCACGTGTCTGAAGTGACGAGCACGGAGGTGGTGCAAATACGAAAGGTCAGATTCTTAGCCCCGTATACGTTTCCGTAGCCATCTCTCCACCTCCATTCCGACCATCTGGAGCTTCTCATCCAAAAGACTAATTTCACCCTCTTCTCATGCTGTGCTTCGATACGGCTAGGTTTTAAATGAAATCCTCATCAGGTTCAAGGCACACCCAGTAGATTTTAAGAGTTAGAAAAATATAAGAATAGGTGGAATATGTAAATGGTAACTAAGAATAAGAATATGTCCATGAGAAGAGACTATGCTTGGCTCAGGATAtatgtttttacacacattagCTGTAAAGGTTTGCAAGGCATTAATCTTCTCTCATTGCTTGCTGTTGTTGTAAACCCTggaatgcacacatgcatgatGATAGATTTGTGCACAAAAAAGTGGCATGGTAACTGCTATTTTATCACACTCTACCgttcttaattttctttctcattATGAAAATAGAAATTGTAAGTCAGTCCTCCATAGCCTTTCAGgctctttgttttgttactaCATTACAGTCTGATGCTCACAGGATCTTAGCCCCAAACTATTTTGCATGCAGAATCCTCACagctctgtttgtctgttgtatTAACACTGTAGTGACTTTTGTAGATTGCATGTCCAACGTGTGGCAGTTTGATGCCAGCACACAGGGGAACTGAAACAAACCcacacttttttgttcttttcatttttcacagaaAAGAGCTAAGAAAATTGAGGGTGACTCAATTTATATGAGACATAGCCTTTTAATGTTGGAGGTTTGTATCCCTTCTGGAGATGTCGGTCTCTATCTGTATTTTCTTGCTCTTTGGCACAACAGCTACTGTTTAATATCATGCTTGCATGTGGCCTGATTCACGCTTTTCACATCAgtgtaacgtgtgtgtgtgtgtgtgtgtgtgtgtgtgtgtgtgtgtgtgtgtgtgtgtgtgtgtgtgtgtgtgtgtgtgtgtgtgtgtgtgtgtgtgtgtgtgtgtgtgtgtgtgtgtgtgtgtgtgtgtgtgtgtgtgtgtgtgtgtgtgtgtgtgtgtgtgtgtgtgtgtgtgtgtgtgttgcaacgGAACTCTAATTAGGATGTTTCAGGAGAAAGCTGTTGAATTTACAACAAATAAGTATTTGGTTATGGTCAGGATTCTTACACTTGCATTGGTATACATTAACCTGTTAAGGATATCATCCTTAAACTGTTACTGTTCACAAGCAGCTCCATTTTaatacaacatatttttttcagtattcTCCTGGTCCTGCTTTTGCTCCTTGTCTTCCGTGTTATTTTCTAACTTGCCAGTAATGCATCACAATTTCTCAGCAGTTATGCAAATGCAATCTTCTGAAAATCAAAATGATTATACATCTTTGATGTTCTATGTAAAAGCAATGGAATTTGGAGAAACACTTGTCATGAAGTTGCTCTTTAGCACCACAATAGTTCATGATAAACAGTGAAACACTTCTGATTATAAACTAGATCATGGTCTGCAGTATGTTTGGTAAAGGAATTCAATATCTTGCAGATCTCAGTAAAGATCAACTTGATGCTAAATGTTGCCAAATGAGTGCTGCTGCCATTGTTTGGTTCATTTGTGTTAAATGAACAGGTTCCCGTTCATACTAACAACTTGTTCCATGTCTGCCACCATCTGCTCTCCTGCTCTTTGATTTGCAGCTTGTTTTCACAACGTGTTTCACTGCAAGCCTGATGCAATGAAATAGAACCCTCGATGCTGTGCTGTGTAGTTTAGAGCTCCTTCCCATCCAAAATCCAAATAATAATCAACTTTGAAAAATCACGTCGACGACTCCTCTGATTCTTACGTTTTTATAAACCAAGGTCTGGTCTCCTGAATAAGCTGCCAGACTTGATTTTCGATTTTGAAGAGGAGTCGTAATAATCTATCTAGAATCCACAAAGTACGGTTGTCTTTTCTAATTTATGTCCCATTAGAATCCACAATTAAACCCTGCTTCTGCTTGTTTTCTTAATCAGCAATAACTGAACACAAATTGTGCAAGAACAGTTGAAAGCAACgtaatctgactttttttttttattctcttctgTTTGTTAATTTCTCCCAACTACAAACACATCCTTTTatcttccctttccctccccATCCAACTTTTTATCTTCACTTCGTACTTTATCTCCATTTTGTTGTTTCCGTTCTCCAAATTCCTGGTgtcctctttccctccccctCCCGCTCTCCACACTTTATTTCCCCTCTTGACTTCCTCCATATAGGAGTTTGATAAGCCTCAGGAGGACCTGCTCCGGCACCATGCCAGCATCAGTGAGCTGAAGAGGAACTTCATGGAAGCCGCCCCAGAGACCAGGCCCAGTGAGTGGGACAAGCGCCTGTCCACGCACTCCCCGTTCCGTACCCTGGGTATTAATGGTCAGCCCCTGCCCAGTGCAGACGGGGTAAGTCTCCCACGGGAACCCCTCGCCACCAAATCCTTTTTTAGTTGATTTAGCCTACAGACTAAGTCTGCCAGTTCAGGAATTTGCGCAATAAAGCAGACAGTTTccttttaaattgaataagaaaatcATCATGAATACCAAGAATTCCTGAACTGACTAGGTTAAATCTGTGTTTATACATGCGTcctcacttttgtttttcatggctCTGCATTTTCAAAGATGATTGCACTGGTGTGAGCAGTGCACATGTATTTGAAATGGAACAGAAGAACCTGAAATTCTTGCCAACTTCTTGTGTTTAAGTCATTTctaaatgtttgtgtaatttgAGCATTGAATTGCTACATTTGATTGGGTTCTTTGTCAATTATGAATTTATTCAAATGAAAGCAACTGGTAGAAGACGGGATCAGGCTCTTCCAGTTGACAGTCTGAGTgtatttgattgtgtgtgtgcatgtacggACCTATTCAAAGAGATAGCATGTGGTATGCAGCACATGCATGTTTGACTTGATGAATAGGGTCTGTACTTCTCGTCTATCACTCAAAAGACTGATGTGGGTGAGGCATCTTTGGGACAGGTTGTCCACTCTCTGAGAACTCACTTTGGTTCATCGTATCTGCATCGGATGCCTCTGAACTCTGACATGTTTGTATTGCATGACTGACGGAACTGACGTTGAAAGATTTACTGCATGACTCCCAGTTGAAGTTTTGCACGTTCTGCTGACACTGAGCAGAATTGGGGgacccacccccctcccccccttcatCTGTCCTTATTGCATTGATgagctttctttctttagatGATCTTTAAATACTTTTTGCTTTGCACGCTTTCTTTTCACgctgcttttacattttcttttggctGATGCTCTTTCCAAGCTacggttgttgttttttttccatgaagAGACAAGGCCTCATTCACAGTTGTATAAATCATTTTTGCACCACTCTCCCTATTGTAGAGAATACTTTAACTATCACAGAATTCCTTTATAAATCTTATTACAACATAGGACAGCTTTTTGCATTCCTCTTCTGTCGGGCAGGTGCGTAGGTTGTGACCAAAAGTAGCAGATTAGGAGTTTAGAAAGAATACCACATACTGACAATTACGCAAggaattatttatttagaaaataaaacgtTTCGGTAATACAACATTTCAGTCTTAGACCTTCATCACCTGATGAAGGTCTAAGACCAAGACGttgtattttctaaataaataattgctTGCATAATGGTCAGTGTGCGGGATTCTTTGTAAACTTTATAAAACTAATACAATTGTGTCATTACTGGTATTAATAGTTATAATGACGTTAAAAAGATTACATGAAAGCTATTCAGCAAACTAGAAACAGATTCACATTCGGTTTGAGCTGCTGTCATATGAATGAACAAGTGTAGTTCTACTGAGGTTCATGTTTCATGCCTTTTGGTGAGACATAAACTCCACGTCAGCATAACACAACGCATAAACACAAAGCATTTTTTATCTTGGACATAAATGCCTCTGAGTACATCAAGTTGTCAGGATGCATTAGAGTTGCACTGAAACCAAAGCAAAGCTGACAGCTTAAAGTCTGCAGTGAGGAGATGAATCAGAACAAACATACACCATGTTTGATGTAAGCAGTCAACAATATGACACTGGTCAAATGTTATCTGCCTAGTAGAGTGGACACACACTGTGTATGCTCAGTTTAACAAGCCATTTTGTCATTCTACTTAACCTTCAGTCGTGTATCAAAAATAGACTAAGGGGCCCCACTGTGAGAAAAGGACACATTGAtattaatgttgacatttgtcATGCAACTGCAGAATCACTCCTGTTACTTTCTGACCCGTTACTTTCAGCTCAGATGAATGGTATGAATTTTTCACTGCGTTGTTGCTATGCAGCAACCTCCAGACAAATCAAATCTATTTACCACTCACACAGTTAACTGGGTATCTGCGCCAATTTAACATCCTCAAGCTAAAGGCCCAAGATCATTCCAGCTGTACTGACTCAATTGGCCTTAGGTTACTGAGATTGCTCCATCTCAGAAATgtataacaatatttttttaaataagattcTACAAATGTGGATGactttctgtcttttcaaaaaaaaaaaaaaaattgttggacgtggaataataaaagaaaaaattgcaTGTGCAAGTAACATTTCCATGCTCTGGATAACAAAAGTTACTAccaaaatcacattttcataatttcaatCAGCGGTTACTGCGCAATTCTGGCTTTTTTGGTCATTTCAAaattccttcctctctctgccctcctcctccaccttcagTTTGTCATCCGCCTCCCACGCGGCCCCCTGCTAGACTTCTACTCCAAACGCAGCTGAGGGGCCGTCTCGACCCTGCGGAAATCCCACACAGGTGCGAGTGTGACCTGCGGAGACCGCACCTAACCCATCCACCCATCAACCTCTagctttctcttctcctccactCCTCCTTCGCCTTCTCTTCAACATCATCCGTAGCATTCTTCATCTCTCATCCTCTGCTCTACTGGAGAAGCTTCCCTTTGTTCTGGCCTATGTGGGACAAGACATTCATTTCTTCTGTTTCCCACTGCAGAACAATTGACCTGGTTTCTACAGCCAGAACCAATCCTGTTCTCCAAAGTTGATTAGGACTGGAAATGACAATCAAGGCACTACTCTTTTGCAttttctgtgttgtcttttggACTTTAAATCAACCAATATTACCCAACAACTGACTTTTATTTGGAGGCTTATAATGTCTGACCATATCGATTTGAGCCTGCTTTTATACACGTTTGAAGTAGATTTCTATTGTCGGTTGTCTAAGGATGTTGTCTAAACTGATCACTGTGATTTGGTTTATGGAATTATAaactttttttcctaaacccacGTTAAGTAAGCACCAGAAAACAGCAGTCTTGTTACTGAGAAACTTAATATTCTTTGTCACAGTTAAGTATTTCCTGTGATAGGAGACCTTGAGGCAGCTTAATTGTAATACTTATTAAAACTCTTTCTCCTTCACTAGTTTTTGGCGATGCAGTATGTAGCAACTGCAAGAGATTACTTGTTGCATGACTTTTTGACAATCAACTTTGACCAAAGAATAAAAGACCGTTCATATGATTGTTTCTTCTTTGAATCTGTTACTTAAGCTTGCGATTTTTctgtaaaggaaattatatgTTGGTCGTGGATGACTGTCTATCAAAACTAGTGTACGCGCCATGCCATTTTTGCAGTCCCACCCTTTGGAAAGAATATTCaagcaaaaaaaatccattttattctGACGCAAACTAAATCCTATTCAtgtatgaaataaacaatacgGAGCAATACCTGTATTCAGAATCCATCTTATTTGGTGACACATTGTAGCATGCGTCATGTGGAAATCAGTGGAAGTCATTTTGATCATGAAGGGATATATGAGTAATGTTTTGTTAAGCTGTGGCGTTAAAACTGTGTTGATTTTGTCATATAAATTCTAATA
The genomic region above belongs to Etheostoma cragini isolate CJK2018 chromosome 6, CSU_Ecrag_1.0, whole genome shotgun sequence and contains:
- the LOC117946871 gene encoding uncharacterized protein LOC117946871 isoform X19; this translates as MATMTTEASAVSEADTEGKQKASVAEAEHEPENKQKPAAAAEPQGEQSSEKAQEQSSEPGPADVATSPEEEQLKPRTRTSAGKGLSRLFSSFLKRRSQCSEEGFEAEKAREETADREEKADKAEEEKEEEVKSEEKEAKVEAEKSEVKEVKAKEEKEQKEVKEGEKVEKRGSKKKKKEAKKKLEKKDEVKVKNKEEKREEEKVKKEEKKAQQTVEKKEEEEKSETKEKEKKETAEVKDKEAEAGKKESKEEEKVDKKFAKKKEKEEKVKKKEEEKAKRKAEEEDRVKKREEEKAQKREEEKAKEAEKLKKKEEEKTKKKKEEDKTKEEKPKKKEEKPKEESIKKEDKAKEEVKKIEKEEEKTEEKQKKEEEKGKKKEKGKNKGKKDEKGPCEEQVKAPIAAPEPELKTEPDTEQAPDQHSISSAETQQAQEEHKEEAAIKEPEVVEEVKEDTEKKEEEPAEQEKEAKGEEKAKEKAKVEKANKDEAKKEKPVKEKKTEKKVEEAKGSKRQKTMQCKVTLLDDTQFECELDKHAKAQELLTKVCDHVNLLERDYFGLCTSETPNGKTWLESTKEIRKQVSGAVYEFTFGVKFYPPDPAQLTEDLTRYFLCLQLRKDIMSGVLPCSFVTLSLLGSYTAQSELGEYDPELHGPDYVKELSLAPGQSQELEEKVMELHRTYRSMSPAQADMLFLENAKKLAMYGVDLHQAKDLDGVDITLGVCSGGLMVYKDKLRINRFPWPKVLKISYKRSSFFIKIRPSEQEQYESTIGFKLPNYKASKKLWKVCVENHTFFRVPTVEPPSSRRFLVLGSKFRYSGRTQAQTRQASSMIDRPAPRFTRSASKRLSRNIDGAGDETLQFLQRLSASTRSDVDDWLLMLTSDKPQPFPEFPAREESEQTFIRPWEVGKSVHTVTVKWQDTETEQTGSQTTTQAVSQPWQELASDEQWQRRKADEWSALLSRLPPFPFVPPFDVVKEPAKISLAKMSSLDRLLQPALTQQDDWFLNFDRIFRLSSLQHVDKPFLPDSPQAQFQVQEKDELGMCVAEQEVTSEEDIERQQENEILVHKLRVVDVLEMRLREVRDLEERLQVMDETAELLQEVIEEELGKEEVDKLRQEKDDLEEGRIQFEGVTETVLKNSVRTIGIEEHEIDELEEQIKQVFLKDLVPEEEDAKGKQQSEKEATDESPSDDGLREKLCEIEGEWKDEVEEKLKSRSPDVSSTTSVETYQKVERRIKKRVTIVEERGQKGDAIEKVQVQRDEMSEESLDKDGTLCKTEILEEITQREVTERLRAEDQSQVADNIWFILFDRPPCRAVFKPAVTTVERAQVGEGEHFTSETEITTVEEKTQIIVEAGQKREEEVCFVPEIPPPQTLTERDDDWFVLLDAVPRETSYVPPVTLKGRDQMGAERFVSVSDEIREAVSEERKLIEEAPRHLQVIPQQPVTNRDDDWFVLLDVVPRKMPYVPPVTLTRRDQMGPESFDSVTQTTAEEEIRKVVAVEESPRPLQEIPQQPLADRDDDWFVLLDVVPREISYVPPVAVAEHVKVSPEDHVSLVEITAIVQREKRVEIIAEDTDIKVLGEKQVALPQAVREIEDDWFVLLDVPTREPSCVPPVTMVEYVQIYPEESVSTEAEAITVESRKEAVVKEIGIQKEDRGQQKVSQPERDDDWFLLLDVVPRETSYVPPVFLAVPSQIYPSVQPQRIEVISIEQKLQHVDLKPIRLQPSQPLSERDDDWFVLFDAICEEVVLLPPVTPVEIIPDMSKMFKGEVTTTETRTWKKMIIGVNSLQDVTNLSEIRTGKIAMPSEREGGDDWFALFDIIREKPGFIPQVAAVERIVDVGAATEPKPIFILEDVRSPVKLVEMKPSHPRQIDDDWFVHLNVAAKVPAAVKESIRTHPEVRTAKEFAAIEQRAQQSIAIVEDMWQQEKTVQQKPRPAVREVEDNWFILLDVATKKSVAVPERIRFPAEVKFPTAVAKTRFSERRPQFEKRILEERRPLTQTYVNDDWFVLLDVGTKESVVITQRGTRPVSAPVFSQAALAEAGIPMNLLDQPQTSTPIRTSRQEERKLEVTVEAVEPSKIETVVEVKPAAWRDQREVDSSLITTINGDIQHVSEVTSTEVVQIRKKRAKKIEGDSIYMRHSLLMLEEFDKPQEDLLRHHASISELKRNFMEAAPETRPSEWDKRLSTHSPFRTLGINGQPLPSADGVAVDGTDEDNDDTTVSSSKTVVTSETTSGTTVTTTTTHISKLVKGGSSETRMEKRIIITADSDVDQAKEKDSGASAL